The sequence below is a genomic window from Betaproteobacteria bacterium.
GTGATCTATGCCGATGTCTACGCTGCGCTGGAGCCGGTGAGTTCCAGACTCGGGCGAACGGTGAATCCGACCGTCTATAGACGGCAGCAGCTCGCCCGCCGCGTCAAAAAAGGCGCCGCCTTTACAACGCGCGTGCTCCAACAGCCAAAGATATGGCTGATCGGATCGGAAGATGTCCTCCCCGCTTGAGCGCCTGACGGGACTTGGCAAGGCGCAGTCGAAGCCCCGGCATGCTGAGTACACCAACATCGCTGCTACTCTTGCTACACATGACTCGAGCACGCGTGGAACTGTAGCAAGAGTAGCAATGGTAGCAAGGCGCGCAGAGCAAGAAACTGGCGCGTGGCCGCTCATGCGCTCTCGTCCAGCAACGCCGGATTGATCGCGACGTAGCGCCGGCGACCTTCGTTTTCCAGCCGTGCGCGTCCTCGCTCGGCCAGCATGGCCATGATGGACTTGAAGGCCTGGTTGTCGCGCGCACTCTTCGGACCATACTGAAAGATCCGGCGCGTAGCGATGCGATCCGTCTTGCCTGCACGAGCCTCGCTGCGCAGCCATTCATCGAGACGCACGGCGGCGGCAAGCGCAGGCGGCGTGTCGAGCTCCCCGAGCAATCGACGCGCTTCTCCGAGATGCCAAGTGATGACGGCCGTGGCCGCTGCAACGGCGTCGACGCCGATCGGTCCTGCCGGGCCATGCTCCAGCACGTGGAAGAGTGCCGCCAACCGCGCAACGTTCTCGGCTGCCTTGGCCGCGACATCGCGGATGTCGCGAAACTCGCCATGGGCGCCGAGCTCGTCCTCCACGCAATCGTGAATGGAGATCCATTCGGAGCGCGCGGCGGGCGAGAGCTCCAGGACAGTAGGGCACAGGCATCCGTGCTCGTCGGTCACGAACGGCTCGTCGAGCAGCTCGCGGATGCGCCCTGCGAATCGCTCTACGGACGGCAGAGCGGAAGGCGCCGGCCGGTAGCGGCGTGAGCCCTGAGTGCTCGCCGGCCAGGCGATCAGGAAACGGGCGAGGAACCCCGTGCCGCGCGGCAACGTGCCGGCACGTTCCAAAAATCCCCGCAGTGCCTCTGGCTGGATCATCAACCCGAACGTGAGCCGCCGGCCGCGCAGCTGAAAGGACGGCTTCGAGCGGCGGTCGATCGCCATCTCGCCACCGTCCCAAAGCACATTGAGCAGGGCGAGATTGCGCAGGATAGTCTCCTGTCCCATGCTGTGTGCACCGAACACCGCGCCCGCCTCGGCCGAAAGGACACCGCCGCTCGGCCATCCATTCGCCAGCGAAAACGCCAGCGCCTCCGGCGTGGCATCGGCGTAGAGCAGGCGCGCGACGCGCAGAGCTTGCGGCGGATCGCGGACCAAGTCCTGCAGCTCGCGTTCGCAGCCGGACGTGTCTTCGCCCTTGCGCCGCTTGAGCTTGATCGCATCGAGAATCCCGGCTTTCTTCGCCTCGAACACGGCGGCCGCGGCCTCGGCTCGCGCGATGTCAGGCACCGATGCCTGCCGGCGCTCGCTCTCCCAGTCGCGCAGCGCCCGACAGAACATCGCATCGCATGTCGTCTTGCGCTCACCGGAATCGGCGACTGACAGGAGATAGATGGAAACCGGCCCGACGAGCTGCTGATCGCG
It includes:
- a CDS encoding DUF3987 domain-containing protein — encoded protein: GYATAASIHAATGHTTVVAFSAGNLSAVAEAIRQQHPGAHLIVCADDDRETVGNPGLANAHAAARAVGALLAVPIFGEDRSRGVIDFNDLHRLCGPEAVREAITAACSVVPDEAVGNHAFAGAAGARHWPDPEPLAEQLTAHPYPVDALPPLMRDAVNEVQRFVQAPAALVACSALAALSLAAQALINVRRDQQLVGPVSIYLLSVADSGERKTTCDAMFCRALRDWESERRQASVPDIARAEAAAAVFEAKKAGILDAIKLKRRKGEDTSGCERELQDLVRDPPQALRVARLLYADATPEALAFSLANGWPSGGVLSAEAGAVFGAHSMGQETILRNLALLNVLWDGGEMAIDRRSKPSFQLRGRRLTFGLMIQPEALRGFLERAGTLPRGTGFLARFLIAWPASTQGSRRYRPAPSALPSVERFAGRIRELLDEPFVTDEHGCLCPTVLELSPAARSEWISIHDCVEDELGAHGEFRDIRDVAAKAAENVARLAALFHVLEHGPAGPIGVDAVAAATAVITWHLGEARRLLGELDTPPALAAAVRLDEWLRSEARAGKTDRIATRRIFQYGPKSARDNQAFKSIMAMLAERGRARLENEGRRRYVAINPALLDESA